Proteins encoded together in one Centroberyx gerrardi isolate f3 unplaced genomic scaffold, fCenGer3.hap1.cur.20231027 Scaffold_88, whole genome shotgun sequence window:
- the LOC139920545 gene encoding microfibril-associated glycoprotein 4-like has translation MQVVSVVLLLLAPVLTRCLPLVLPLDCSDVYHHDNSRPSGVYTIYPIGATSAVQVYCDMASEGGRWTVMQRRMDGTVNFYRPWDQYQAGFGSAAGEYWLGLENIFHLTLRRSYELLVDMEDFSGNKVFARYSKFSIDPESSGYMLHVSGFTDGGAGDSLSYFDGQKFSTVDRDQDSWSGHCARSYLGGFWYNNCHLANPNGIYRWGADNTLFAVGVEWASWKGYDYSLKTISMKIRPLQ, from the exons ATGCAG GTGGTTTCAGTcgtgctcctcctcctggctcCGGTTTTGACCCGCTGCCTCCCGCTCGTCCTGCCGCTGGACTGCAGCGACGTctatcaccatgacaacagccGACCCAGCGGAGTGTACACCATCTATCCCATCGGAGCCACGTCTGCTGTCCAG gtgtactGTGACATGGCTTCAGAAGGAGGGCGGTGGACG GTGATGCAGAGGAGGATGGACGGCACGGTGAACTTCTACCGGCCCTGGGACCAGTACCAGGCGGGCTTCGGCAGCGCTGCAGGAGAGTACTGGCTCG gtcttGAGAACATCTTCCACCTGACTCTGAGGCGAAGTTACGAGCTGCTGGTTGACATGGAGGACTTCAGTGGAAACAAAGTGTTCGCCCGTTACTCTAAGTTCTCAATCGACCCGGAGTCCAGCGGATACATGCTGCATGTGTCTGGCTTCACTGATGGAGGGGCAG GAGACTCTCTGAGTTATTTTGATGGACAGAAGTTTTCCACGGTGGACAGAGACCAGGACTCCTGGAGTGGGCATTGTGCCAGATCTTACCTGGGAGGTTTCTGGTACAACAACTGTCACTTGGCAAACCCCAACGGGATTTATCGATGGGGGGCTGACAACACACTCTTCGCTGTCGGAGTTGAATGGGCCTCATGGAAAGGCTATGACTACTCCCTGAAGACCATCAGCATGAAGATCCGTCCCCTGCAGTAG